One window of the Babesia microti strain RI chromosome IV, complete genome genome contains the following:
- a CDS encoding hypothetical protein (overlaps_old_locusTagID:BBM_III09480) produces MSTKNHAYSELIGNFDKMECIEMEDHSLSDLEMDEDRHLIESFKYNQDITFRRGHRNCATCIDAKLTNSGPKCATGGKDCTVLLWDLHNLKIVSSLKGTRNDYLKSDLPSSNIASALLAENVVFSGCTDGKIVIWDVRQGKSHSFIAHKGYVTGICHCETPTHELIDNIDLYGDVKKLDYDNYIYSCGSDGTILQWDLRNTCVHLNESKGHVGCINDMISLGQDKLLTTGSDRTTRLWNINSNSHHIYNGGGECCVPIGRKNFASGDDQGNIYVFQKGKKAPIKRLCIGNWVTAIAFYNNKLLFGARIGDQNNISYCTVDEQDASMEISEVVKDNVIDGVVNGIKTLGNVAFSVVGTNHKFGRWFRESGKNGILVTTL; encoded by the coding sequence ATGAGTACAAAGAACCACGCATATAGCGAGTTGATTGGTAACTTTGACAAAATGGAATGTATTGAAATGGAAGATCATTCCCTCTCCGACTTGGAAATGGATGAAGATCGACACCTCATAGAAAGTTTCAAATACAACCAAGACATCACTTTTAGACGGGGCCATCGGAACTGTGCCACTTGCATAGATGCCAAATTGACCAATTCTGGGCCCAAATGCGCTACCGGTGGTAAGGATTGTACTGTTCTATTATGGGACCTACACAACTTGAAAATTGTAAGTAGCCTTAAAGGTACTAGGAATGATTACCTTAAATCTGATCTGCCTAGCAGCAATATAGCTAGTGCCTTGTTGGCTGAAAATGTGGTATTTTCTGGTTGTACAGATGGTAAAATCGTCATTTGGGACGTTAGACAAGGAAAATCGCATAGCTTCATAGCACACAAGGGATATGTCACTGGCATTTGCCACTGTGAAACACCAACGCATGAgttaattgataatatcgATTTGTATGGCGACGTCAAAAAACTAGATTATGACAATTACATATACAGTTGCGGCTCTGATGGCACAATTCTCCAGTGGGACCTGCGAAATACTTGTGTCCATTTGAACGAATCCAAGGGGCACGTAGGGTGTATTAATGACATGATTTCGCTAGGTcaagataaattattaacaacAGGCAGCGATCGTACCACTAGACTATGGAACATTAATTCAAATAGCCACCACATTTACAACGGAGGGGGTGAGTGTTGTGTACCAATTGGAAGAAAAAATTTCGCTTCAGGTGATGATCAAGGCAACATTTATGTGTTTCAGAAGGGCAAAAAGGCACCAATAAAAAGATTATGCATTGGAAACTGGGTCACTGCTATCGCTTTCTACAACAACAAACTACTGTTTGGCGCTAGAATTGGTGATCAAAACAATATAAGTTACTGTACAGTCGATGAGCAAGACGCAAGCATGGAAATAAGTGAGGTAGTAAAGGATAATGTAATTGACGGGGTAGTTAATGGCATTAAAACATTAGGAAATGTAGCATTTTCGGTAGTAGGCACAAATCACAAGTTTGGTAGGTGGTTTAGGGAGAGTGGTAAAAATGGAATCTTAGTCACAACGCTATAA